A part of Rhinoderma darwinii isolate aRhiDar2 chromosome 1, aRhiDar2.hap1, whole genome shotgun sequence genomic DNA contains:
- the LOC142710473 gene encoding oocyte zinc finger protein XlCOF29-like, with translation MDKDRNEMSRRILDFTVEIIYLLSGEEYTIVKKTSGDCTTPIIHESGGWSSSQSPITEPPPHSRIHEKKILELIYKMTELLTGEVTLLANSTVTALEVSG, from the exons atggacaaggacaggaatgagatgagcagaagaatattagacttcaccgtggagatcatctacctgttgagcggagag gagtacacaatagtgaagaagacatcaggtgactgtacgactcccatcatccatgagtcaggaggatggagcagtagtcagagccccatcacagagcctccccctcactcccggatacatgagaagaagatcttagaactgatctacaagatgactgagctgctgactggagaggtgacactgctggcaaattctacagtaacagcactggaggtgtctgggtga